In Prosthecobacter sp., a genomic segment contains:
- a CDS encoding dihydrofolate reductase produces the protein MPRLIAIVAMSSNRVIGREGKLPWHFPEDLKFFKRTTLGHPILMGRATFDSIGRPLPGRQNIVLSRTMQPREGITVIRDVSELPQVCGDAETIFVIGGARVFEELLPQCDGLYLTWIAKPYEGDVLLPPFEHLFQLKEVVEQLEGLEFRYYERITTVV, from the coding sequence ATGCCGCGCCTCATCGCCATCGTCGCCATGTCCAGCAACCGTGTCATCGGACGCGAAGGCAAGCTGCCGTGGCATTTCCCCGAAGATCTGAAGTTCTTCAAGCGCACCACCCTCGGCCACCCCATCCTCATGGGCCGCGCCACCTTCGACTCCATCGGCCGCCCGCTCCCCGGCCGCCAGAACATCGTCCTCAGCCGCACGATGCAGCCCCGCGAGGGCATCACCGTCATCCGCGATGTCTCCGAACTGCCCCAGGTCTGCGGCGATGCTGAAACCATCTTCGTCATCGGCGGCGCCCGCGTTTTTGAAGAACTGCTGCCGCAGTGCGATGGTCTTTACCTCACCTGGATTGCCAAACCTTACGAAGGCGACGTTTTATTGCCACCCTTCGAACATCTCTTCCAGCTCAAGGAGGTCGTTGAGCAGTTGGAGGGCCTGGAATTCCGGTATTACGAGCGCATCACGACGGTCGTTTGA
- a CDS encoding MBL fold metallo-hydrolase: protein MRFRNLTRRREIGANSYLLEAGDHRVVLDSGMHPKRAGFDALPDFGPLPHKAANAIVITHAHHDHIGSLPVLQRKQPNTPVLMTEITGELSSAMLHNSVNVMTKQREEESITEYPLFTHRELDEIRAQWIYRDIDRPFTIPDTELEATMFDAGHILGSTGVLIREGSNTLFYTGDVNFEAQTICRAADFPTSGIDVMIAETTRGDYARPENFSRKAEKERLAGVIRDTHEAGGAVMIPVFALGKTQEVMLMLHELHQEGLIPEMPLYIGGLSTKITVLYDHYASRSRRSYPGFRLLEDMKMLVPRKSKKRQEIISSPRTLYALSSGMMTEHTVSNTFAQKFLDNPRNTVCFVGYTDPESPGYKIRNAKPGEMIKLSRDLPAVALHARVESFDLSAHASREQIAEYIEKVKPKKLLLVHGEEPAQMWFTRRFTESIPGTEIIRPEPHQPIDLW, encoded by the coding sequence ATGCGTTTCCGTAACCTGACGCGCCGACGTGAGATCGGCGCCAACTCCTACCTCCTCGAAGCCGGGGATCATCGTGTCGTGCTGGATTCCGGCATGCACCCGAAACGAGCGGGCTTCGATGCCCTGCCTGATTTCGGCCCGCTTCCGCACAAAGCGGCGAACGCCATCGTCATCACCCACGCACACCACGATCACATCGGCTCGCTGCCCGTGCTGCAGCGCAAGCAGCCAAACACGCCGGTGCTCATGACCGAGATCACCGGCGAGCTGTCATCCGCCATGCTGCACAACTCCGTCAACGTCATGACGAAGCAGCGCGAGGAGGAAAGCATCACCGAGTATCCGCTCTTCACGCACCGCGAGCTCGATGAAATCCGCGCGCAGTGGATCTATCGCGACATCGACCGCCCGTTCACCATCCCGGACACCGAACTGGAAGCCACCATGTTCGATGCCGGCCATATCCTTGGCTCCACCGGCGTTTTGATCCGCGAAGGCAGCAACACGCTCTTCTACACCGGCGATGTGAACTTCGAGGCGCAGACCATCTGCCGCGCCGCCGATTTCCCCACCAGCGGCATCGACGTCATGATTGCCGAAACCACGCGTGGCGATTACGCACGCCCTGAGAACTTCTCCCGCAAGGCCGAAAAAGAACGTCTCGCAGGCGTCATACGCGACACGCACGAAGCTGGCGGTGCCGTGATGATTCCCGTCTTTGCCCTCGGCAAAACGCAGGAGGTCATGCTCATGCTGCACGAGCTGCATCAGGAAGGCCTGATCCCCGAAATGCCGCTCTACATCGGCGGCCTGAGCACCAAGATCACCGTCCTTTACGATCACTATGCCTCACGCAGCCGCCGCAGCTACCCCGGTTTCCGGCTGTTGGAGGACATGAAAATGCTCGTGCCGCGCAAAAGCAAAAAACGCCAGGAGATCATCTCCAGCCCGCGCACGCTCTACGCGCTCTCCAGCGGCATGATGACCGAGCACACCGTCTCCAACACTTTCGCGCAAAAGTTCCTCGATAATCCGCGCAACACCGTCTGTTTCGTCGGCTACACCGATCCTGAATCCCCCGGCTACAAGATTCGCAACGCCAAACCGGGCGAGATGATCAAACTCTCCCGTGACCTCCCTGCTGTGGCGCTGCATGCCCGTGTCGAAAGCTTCGACCTCAGCGCCCATGCCTCACGCGAGCAGATCGCCGAATACATCGAGAAGGTAAAGCCGAAAAAACTCCTCCTCGTCCACGGCGAAGAACCCGCCCAAATGTGGTTCACCCGCCGCTTCACTGAAAGCATCCCCGGCACTGAAATCATCCGCCCCGAGCCGCATCAGCCCATCGATCTCTGGTAA
- a CDS encoding ATP-dependent Clp protease ATP-binding subunit, giving the protein MNNFTPRAQQVLALARKEADRFNHNYVGTEHLLLGLIKLGQGVAVNVLTKLGLDLETVRMQVEQQVGSGPETKMVGNIPYTPRVKKVLALASKEAKALNHSYVGTEHILLGLLREGEGVAAQVLRNLDVNLDKARSEILKELDPNFSSQNEEEEEEGEPVSPSGNTPAGDKKKNEKTPALKAFGRDLTELAIKGEMDPVIGRADEIARVIQILCRRTKNNPVLIGEAGVGKTAIVEGLAQEISAGNVPEILRDKRVITLDLALMVAGTKYRGQFEERIKAVMDEIRRTKNVILFIDELHTIVGAGGAEGAMDASNIIKPALSRGELQCVGATTLNEYRKYIEKDSALERRFQSVKIEEPSVEDAIKILFGLRGKYELHHKAKYSEDALKSAVNLSSRYLPARFLPDKAIDIMDEAGSKARIAAMTRPPELKVIEAEIEEIRVEKEGSIKEQDFEKAAHLRDREKNAKKRFDDVLEHWRSTNQERIVDVTEEDIMSIVSKWTGVPLQRMETAEAEKLLKMEAELKGKVIGQDEAVIAISKALRRSRADLKDPRRPIGSFLFLGPTGVGKSFLAKNLAEFMFGTSDALIQIDMSEYMEKHTASRLIGAPPGYVGYEEGGQLSEAVRRRPYSVILFDEVEKAHPDVMHLLLQILEEGQVTDNFGRKIDFRNTIVILTSNVGAETIKRQTTLGFMAMQQDVADNAGIKGKITEAAKKFFKPEFLNRLDDIVIFRMLEKEQLNVIVDLEVAKVVARLKKKNIHITLDESAREFLMKEGFDPQYGARPMRRAVEKNIEDPLAEHLLRGDIRDGDIVKVSHDEELKRLKFAADKRETEIPAETSAS; this is encoded by the coding sequence ATGAATAATTTCACCCCACGCGCCCAACAAGTTCTGGCCCTCGCACGCAAGGAGGCCGACCGCTTCAATCACAACTACGTCGGCACGGAACATCTGCTCCTTGGCCTGATCAAACTCGGCCAAGGCGTGGCCGTCAATGTCCTGACCAAGCTTGGCCTGGACCTCGAAACCGTGCGCATGCAGGTCGAGCAGCAGGTCGGCTCAGGTCCAGAGACCAAAATGGTCGGCAACATCCCTTACACGCCGAGGGTGAAAAAGGTGCTCGCACTCGCTTCTAAGGAAGCCAAGGCGCTCAATCACAGCTACGTCGGCACCGAGCACATTCTGCTCGGCCTGCTGCGTGAGGGCGAAGGCGTCGCCGCGCAGGTCTTGCGCAACCTCGATGTGAATCTCGACAAGGCGCGCAGCGAGATCCTCAAAGAGCTCGATCCCAACTTCTCCTCCCAAAACGAAGAAGAAGAGGAGGAGGGCGAACCCGTCTCCCCCAGCGGCAACACGCCTGCGGGTGACAAGAAAAAGAATGAAAAGACACCGGCGCTCAAGGCCTTCGGTCGCGATCTCACCGAACTCGCCATCAAGGGCGAGATGGATCCCGTCATCGGCCGTGCGGATGAAATCGCCCGTGTCATCCAGATTCTCTGCCGTCGCACCAAGAACAATCCGGTGCTCATCGGCGAGGCCGGCGTCGGCAAGACCGCCATCGTTGAAGGACTCGCCCAGGAAATCTCCGCCGGCAACGTGCCCGAAATCCTGCGCGACAAGCGCGTTATCACGCTCGACCTCGCCCTGATGGTCGCCGGCACCAAGTATCGCGGCCAGTTTGAGGAGCGCATCAAGGCGGTCATGGACGAAATCCGCCGCACCAAGAACGTCATTCTCTTCATCGACGAGTTGCACACCATCGTTGGTGCCGGCGGCGCCGAAGGCGCGATGGACGCCAGCAACATCATCAAGCCTGCTCTCAGCCGTGGCGAACTGCAATGCGTCGGTGCCACCACCTTGAACGAGTATCGCAAGTACATCGAGAAGGACTCGGCGCTCGAACGCCGCTTCCAGAGTGTGAAGATCGAGGAGCCCTCCGTCGAGGATGCCATCAAGATTCTGTTCGGCCTGCGCGGCAAATACGAGCTGCACCACAAGGCGAAGTACAGCGAGGACGCCCTCAAGTCCGCCGTGAACCTCAGTTCCCGCTACCTGCCTGCCCGCTTCCTTCCTGACAAGGCCATCGACATCATGGACGAGGCCGGATCGAAGGCCCGCATCGCCGCCATGACGCGGCCGCCCGAACTCAAGGTCATCGAGGCCGAGATCGAGGAAATCCGCGTTGAAAAAGAAGGCTCCATCAAGGAGCAGGACTTCGAGAAAGCCGCCCATCTGCGTGATCGTGAGAAGAATGCGAAAAAACGCTTTGATGATGTGCTTGAACACTGGCGCAGCACGAATCAGGAGCGCATCGTCGATGTCACCGAGGAGGACATCATGTCCATCGTCTCAAAATGGACCGGTGTTCCGCTTCAGCGCATGGAAACTGCGGAGGCCGAGAAGCTCCTCAAGATGGAAGCCGAGTTGAAGGGCAAGGTCATCGGCCAGGACGAGGCCGTCATCGCCATCAGCAAGGCCCTGCGCCGTTCCCGCGCCGATTTGAAGGATCCGCGTCGTCCGATCGGCTCCTTCCTTTTCCTCGGCCCGACCGGTGTCGGAAAGTCCTTCCTCGCGAAGAACCTGGCCGAGTTCATGTTTGGCACGTCCGATGCGCTGATCCAGATCGACATGTCTGAATACATGGAGAAACACACGGCCAGCCGTCTCATCGGCGCACCTCCCGGCTACGTCGGTTATGAAGAAGGCGGCCAGCTCTCCGAAGCTGTGCGCCGCAGGCCCTATTCGGTCATTCTGTTCGACGAAGTCGAAAAAGCGCATCCTGATGTGATGCACCTCCTCCTACAGATCCTCGAAGAAGGCCAGGTCACCGACAACTTCGGCCGCAAGATCGACTTCCGTAACACCATCGTCATTCTCACCTCGAACGTCGGCGCTGAAACCATCAAGCGCCAGACCACCCTCGGCTTCATGGCCATGCAGCAGGACGTGGCCGACAACGCCGGCATCAAGGGCAAGATCACCGAGGCCGCGAAGAAGTTCTTCAAGCCTGAGTTCCTCAACCGCCTCGACGACATCGTCATCTTCCGCATGCTCGAGAAGGAGCAGCTCAATGTGATCGTTGATCTCGAAGTCGCCAAGGTCGTCGCCCGCCTCAAGAAGAAAAACATCCACATCACCCTCGATGAAAGCGCCCGCGAGTTCCTCATGAAGGAGGGCTTTGATCCGCAGTATGGCGCGCGTCCGATGCGCCGTGCCGTGGAGAAAAACATCGAAGACCCGCTGGCCGAGCATCTCCTGCGTGGCGACATCCGCGATGGCGACATCGTCAAGGTTTCCCACGACGAAGAACTCAAGCGCCTCAAGTTCGCCGCCGACAAGCGCGAAACCGAGATTCCGGCCGAGACTTCCGCGTCTTAA